TGGTGATTTGAGCAAGATGGTCCAGCAACATCATTGTCAACACAAAAACCCTTTTGCTTATTATCCGTTGATCTAGGTGATGAAAATGATGATATGGAAAAGGAACTAGAGCTTGATCTTCTTGAAACCTTTACATGTACCAGTCCTGAAGCAAATCTCTTCTTAGCATTTGGGCTTGACTGGTAACTCCTCACAGAAAGGTTCCTTTTGTTGTTAGGAAGCGCAGAATGCCTAAAGAATTTTTGTCTAAGTGGGGTTGGAATTTCATCTGTGATGTCCCATTTCCTGCATGAGTCCAATGAACCCTCATCAATTGATTTCCTTATCCCCTCAGCTTTCTTGTCCTTCACCAATGGCCACTGAAGGACTCGTTTCAACCCGGCAGCGACCGAAGGCCTTTTGCTTGTTGTTGGGGGTCTGTTCTCTGCTGCTGAGTCATATGCAGTGTGTTCTGATGAAGTAGAACTCATTCCTGCACTTCCCTGATCAGTGCTAGCATCTGATGCATTCTCAATTCCCGTGTACAAAAATATCTGAGTGTCTGAGATTCTGAATGATGTTCCAGGACTGCCTCCAATACTATGCATTTTCATGTGTGAGGCTATGGCCTTTCTTGAACTATGATGATGGAACATTCCACCCGCAGCAATCAATTTTCTAATTAGCACATTTGATGCTGCTGAATTGGGACTTTGCTTAAGGTAATCAAGTGGGGTCATGCCATTAGCATCACTCACATTCACATTTATTGATGGAGCAGTCATCAGGAGCTTAACAAGATCAGTGTGAATTTTCCCTATTGTGGCAATGTGGAGTGCAGTTCTTCCATCAGTGTTCTTTACATTGATGACTTCCTCTATGTGAAATTTTTTACCACTCACTAACTGCCTCAGAAGCTCAACCTGTCTGTCCAATCTTCTGAATGAGGTGGACTGAAAACCGGACACGGCCTTATGGAGGAACGTTTCTCCCGCATTGTTTCTCAGAGAGATCAATGCAGGAGATGCAGAAACTAAAGCCTCAACTGCAGCTAATTGGCCCCTGTAAGCAGCCACATGCAAAGCAGTGTTTCCCTGATGATCTGTGGAGTTTATAATGTCAAAGGATGATGTGAGGTATTTGACCACCTGCACAAGTGCCATGAATAGTTGATATAATGTCAAACCACCACAACAAAACATATGAATAAAAAGCAAAGGGATACTAGAGTGGACTGTATCTTCCTCCAAGTGTATCACCACATTTAATAGTTTAGATCTTatctttattctatttttatttcatactcAAGTGATCAGAGGGAGTATTCTATGCAAGGAGTTTGTAATAGCTTGCATCACAAAGCATCTTATATTCAATCAACACCGAAAAGAACATGATATGCTTTTTATAGTAAGTCCTCACTTTAATCCCTTATATAATCTGTGccaattattttaatcattgaCTTACTGAAACTTCACTTGTCCCTAACTTTAGAAAACATCATTCACTATTCCTTAACATTAGtcaaaaagaagtagaaaagtATTAACAAATGATGAAGTCATTGGAGCGACTAAAGAGaaattttagggactaaaacaaCCAACGCATATATAGCATTTAATATCAGGGATTAAAGTAAGGATTTACTCTATGCTTTCCTATTTGGCAAACAGAACTAAGCCGAAATTATTGAAGAGGCTTCTACTACTCCACAAGAATAGTTCATCAGCTAAAGGCCCAATGAGAAGgaagttaaagaaaaagaacacaCTAAATAAAGTAGTACCAACCAATTGATGCATAAATatgaaacattaattaaaaatttcaacctAAAAGACAACAAAATGAATAAAACCTCACCTCAACCTGCCCTCTCCCTGAAGCAGAATGCAAGAGAGTAGATCCCTGAGCATCTCTATAAGCCAAAACATCAGAGCAATTAGCAAGAAACTCCACCAAAATCTCCACACTACCGCCTCTAGCAGCAGCATGAACAGCCCTATTACTCATCTCCCACTTGTAAACAGGAGGAACATCCCCACCAACATGCTCCTCCAAAACCCCGCCTTTGCCAGTGACAAACCTTGGAGAAACTGCAAAATCAAAAACCAGCCTAAAAACCTCACAACTCTTGCCCCTTGAAGCAGCATAAAAGATATCAGTGACATTATACTCTCCTTCTCCAAACACCAACAAAGGGTTCCTCTCAAGAAGTTGCTGCACAAAACTCAAGTCACCAGCTGATGCAGCAGTGTAGATTAGCCACCCTCCATACCCTGCACGGATGAGAGAGTTCTTGCTGCTGCTTCTTCTCTTGGAATCACACTCAAGAAGCAGCTTATGTGCCACCTGTGAGCGGCACTTTGCAACATCACTGAACTGTTGTTGTTCTTCATCATCCCACACGACTTCAAGGCGGCGAATTCGGCGAAGGGAAGTGAGCTTGAAGAGGTGGTTGTTGTCAATTCTTAGCAGCTCACGAACCAAGTCATAGTGGCCATTTGCAGCAGCACAATCTATTGGTGATGCATACCACCATTGGTCCCCAGTGCTCTCCCACCTTAGTGGGAAATATGTAGTTGGCATTTTGAAttaacaaattcaacaaaagTGCTTGAGAAGAACAAATCAAACAGTGTTCAATTtctacagataaaaaaaacctACCATTAATGAAATGGAAACCATTTTGTGATGTGAAGGTTTGAAGCACTCTTCACAAGTAACAATCTCAACAAAAGTAGTTGAGAAGAACAAATCAAACAGCTGAATCTCACAGCAAGACTAGCATTAATACCAAGGGGTCTAGCTCAATTAGTCGAGCAAAATGTGTGAGTATTGTAACCCCTAATACTGTGTTCCATTCTTACGGATATAAAAAGAACTAGCATTGATGAACTGGAAACCATTTTGTGATCATTGCTATTAGTTTAGGCAATTGTGAAAGTTTGAAGCACTGTTCACAAGTAACAACCTCAACAAAAGTAGTTGAGAAGAACAAATCAAACAGCTGAAATGCTGAATCTCACAATCAAACTACTAAACTAGCATAAGTGAATGTGAAACCATTTTGTGATGCATTGCTCTTGGTTTAGAAGAATATAGTGATAGTGTGATACTAATTGTAATTGAGATGAGACTTTCTCAAAAGAAGTTGGATCAGTGTGAGGGTGATCAAACAACAGAAGAAAGCTTACAGGGAAATGTGATAATTGACAACCAAGTGTGAAAGAGTGTAAAAGGGGCACCAAAAGACCACATGCAAGAAATTTAGAGAATGACTGAAGAAGTCACAAATGACTAATAAAATAAGCAGTTGAACTGTCTGAATTTCTGAATATTCCCTTTAGAACACGGATTTATTAAATATGATGAACATTATGTTGATGAAAAGGGATTTTTGAACAGTAGAAAACGAAAAAGTAGAAGGAAAATATCACAATATCTTCAACATGTAGATATACACTTAGCTTTATTAGGCTTAATACACTTTTACTAATGATGAGACTTTGGTATCATTTGGGTTTCACGACAAATTTCCTTCGAATATAGCGCAGATGCACGAGTATTCGTGCAACACAATTATGTTTAAATAATGATagtcttacttttttttgttataatgaTAGTTTACTTCTACCTCTTGTGCATTAAAGCAAAGGCAAATGAATTTGTAAATGACtcgagagtaaaaaaaaaaaatagagttcatTGTGTATAGAGGATGTTCTTATTTATTAGcagtttatgtttattttttaaaagccatatttattcaattgatctcattttattaaaaattcacaAGTTTTCGAGTGGTGTCTATTTAGTTAAACAAATAGtcactttgatttttaaattattttttagtcttaaatatgtttgagatatgtgatatatattcaatttttgttttaagtcttttgatcaaataaattattattcagaATCAccgatatattaaaaattttattttaaatttgttattagttAAGTAATAATGTGACATCATTTTAATTGTTCTTTCAATATATATCAGTCTTTGAAATGATATTATATCATCACTTAAGTGACAAAAGAGATTTggaataaaacttttaatatatagggaactttgggaaaaaaaatattagaaacttaaaataaaaattaaatatatattagttatttaaaagttatttaagaTTATTGTTTATAAgaaatttctttcaaatttaaatgaacaatacaaattttcattaaaaaaataaaagttttcatATTTTGAGAAATTAGCACAGATCATAGGAATAAAAACAAAGGATAAGATGAGTGTCCTTACGAGGGTTGAAGTGGAGTGATCATAATGAATAGTAGATAGTATGATAGAGGACAACAAGAAATCAATAATTACCCTCAGAAAGCAATGTAGCAGGAAAGGAATCGGGGTACTCAGCCACTCAGAAGAAAAGCACGATAGACCATAACAAAGGATATATATTctcggaaaaaaaattattacttaggAATCTCGGGGGACTTTACTTGCAAATGAAGTTTTCAGATAAGATATCTCTCTTCAGTAATAGGGTATTAAGGACTTGATAATGAAAGAGGGTTCCGGAGATAATATTTTCACCACGAGGTAGGTTGTAAACTTGTAATTGCAATGATGTTACGGTAGAAGCAAGAACTGAAATAATGTACTTAATTTTAAGTTTGTCTAAACTCTAAACAAGTGGttattgatttaaataatattgaatttaattcttttaactaagattttatgtttaaattttgtgaatcaAAAAAAGAATTGTTAGAGAAACAAATTTCATCATGTGA
The Glycine max cultivar Williams 82 chromosome 16, Glycine_max_v4.0, whole genome shotgun sequence genome window above contains:
- the LOC100781079 gene encoding serine/threonine-protein phosphatase 6 regulatory ankyrin repeat subunit A, translated to MPTTYFPLRWESTGDQWWYASPIDCAAANGHYDLVRELLRIDNNHLFKLTSLRRIRRLEVVWDDEEQQQFSDVAKCRSQVAHKLLLECDSKRRSSSKNSLIRAGYGGWLIYTAASAGDLSFVQQLLERNPLLVFGEGEYNVTDIFYAASRGKSCEVFRLVFDFAVSPRFVTGKGGVLEEHVGGDVPPVYKWEMSNRAVHAAARGGSVEILVEFLANCSDVLAYRDAQGSTLLHSASGRGQVEVVKYLTSSFDIINSTDHQGNTALHVAAYRGQLAAVEALVSASPALISLRNNAGETFLHKAVSGFQSTSFRRLDRQVELLRQLVSGKKFHIEEVINVKNTDGRTALHIATIGKIHTDLVKLLMTAPSINVNVSDANGMTPLDYLKQSPNSAASNVLIRKLIAAGGMFHHHSSRKAIASHMKMHSIGGSPGTSFRISDTQIFLYTGIENASDASTDQGSAGMSSTSSEHTAYDSAAENRPPTTSKRPSVAAGLKRVLQWPLVKDKKAEGIRKSIDEGSLDSCRKWDITDEIPTPLRQKFFRHSALPNNKRNLSVRSYQSSPNAKKRFASGLVHVKVSRRSSSSSFSISSFSSPRSTDNKQKGFCVDNDVAGPSCSNHQNDKSTNSGKRTSVSKKLRGHYFCFSKASVNKEQESYCYKDHDVFVNGLIG